The following coding sequences are from one Streptomyces sp. NBC_00536 window:
- a CDS encoding TetR/AcrR family transcriptional regulator gives MARPRKPLLSRERIVAAAGALVDAEGLEAVSTRRLAAALGVSGPSLYNHFRTKDQILEAVADAVSARVDLSMFEDGDPRDWRTALADWAHSYRDALADHPHIVPVLARGPGRRPAGLRVADAVFGAMTAAGWPPAQATRIGALMRYFILGSAVASFARGFVDDEAAYDPADYPHLGQAHLLAERQREVDQGAFETGLTALLDGLTLQYEALRSA, from the coding sequence ATGGCCAGACCGCGCAAGCCCCTCCTGAGCAGAGAACGCATCGTCGCGGCGGCGGGCGCGCTCGTGGACGCGGAAGGGCTGGAAGCGGTCTCGACCCGGCGGCTGGCGGCGGCCCTGGGGGTCAGCGGGCCGTCCCTCTACAACCACTTCCGCACCAAGGACCAGATCCTGGAGGCGGTCGCGGACGCGGTGAGCGCGCGGGTGGACCTGTCGATGTTCGAGGACGGGGATCCGCGGGACTGGCGCACGGCGCTGGCCGACTGGGCGCACTCCTACCGGGACGCGCTGGCCGACCACCCCCACATCGTGCCGGTCCTGGCCCGGGGCCCGGGGCGCCGCCCGGCCGGGCTGCGGGTGGCCGACGCGGTGTTCGGAGCGATGACGGCGGCGGGCTGGCCGCCCGCCCAGGCGACCCGGATCGGCGCGCTGATGCGGTACTTCATCCTGGGGTCGGCGGTGGCTTCGTTCGCCCGGGGTTTCGTGGACGACGAGGCCGCCTATGACCCCGCGGACTACCCCCACCTCGGCCAGGCCCACCTCCTGGCCGAACGCCAGCGCGAAGTGGACCAGGGAGCCTTCGAAACGGGCCTGACCGCCCTACTGGACGGCCTGACCCTCCAATACGAGGCCTTGCGGAGCGCGTAA
- a CDS encoding Zn-dependent alcohol dehydrogenase has product MVRAAILPAIGAPLEIREIVLPDPGPGQVRVKLTAAGVCHSDLSLTDGTMRVPVPAVLGHEGSGTVLAVGEGVTHVAPGDGVVLNWAPSCGQCHHCSIGEVWLCVNALAGVGAVYAHDAQGAELHPGLNVAAFAEETVVAASCVLPAPAGVPLAEAALLGCAVLTGYGAVHHSAQVRPGESVAVFGVGGVGLAALQAARIAMAGPVVAVDVSPAKEELARAAGATEFVLASDTTAKEIRALTGGRGVDVAIECVGRAETIRGAWESTRRGGRTTVVGIGGKEQQVTFHALEIFHFARTLTGCVYGNSDPARDLPVLAAHVRAGRLDLGAMVTDRIGLDGIPAAFDAMLAGKGGRSLVVF; this is encoded by the coding sequence ATGGTCCGCGCCGCCATCCTGCCCGCCATCGGAGCCCCCCTGGAGATCCGGGAGATCGTGCTCCCCGATCCCGGACCCGGGCAGGTCCGGGTCAAGCTCACCGCCGCCGGGGTCTGCCACTCGGACCTCTCCCTCACCGACGGCACCATGCGGGTCCCCGTGCCCGCGGTCCTCGGCCACGAGGGCTCCGGCACGGTCCTCGCCGTCGGCGAGGGCGTCACCCACGTCGCCCCCGGCGACGGGGTGGTCCTCAACTGGGCCCCGTCCTGCGGGCAGTGCCACCACTGCTCGATCGGCGAGGTCTGGCTCTGCGTCAACGCCCTCGCGGGCGTCGGCGCCGTCTACGCCCACGACGCCCAGGGCGCGGAGCTGCACCCCGGGCTCAATGTGGCCGCCTTCGCCGAGGAGACCGTCGTCGCGGCCAGCTGCGTGCTGCCCGCACCGGCCGGGGTCCCGCTCGCCGAGGCGGCGCTTCTCGGCTGCGCCGTCCTCACCGGCTACGGCGCCGTCCACCACAGCGCCCAGGTGCGCCCCGGCGAGTCCGTCGCCGTCTTCGGTGTCGGCGGGGTCGGCCTGGCCGCGCTCCAGGCGGCGCGGATCGCGATGGCGGGCCCGGTCGTGGCCGTGGACGTCTCCCCGGCCAAGGAGGAGCTGGCCCGCGCGGCCGGGGCCACCGAATTCGTCCTCGCCTCCGACACCACCGCCAAGGAGATCCGCGCCCTCACCGGCGGGCGGGGCGTGGACGTCGCCATCGAGTGCGTCGGGCGTGCCGAGACGATCCGCGGGGCCTGGGAGTCCACGCGGCGTGGTGGCCGTACGACGGTCGTGGGGATCGGGGGCAAGGAGCAGCAAGTCACCTTCCACGCCCTGGAGATCTTCCACTTCGCCCGTACGCTGACCGGCTGCGTCTACGGCAACAGTGACCCGGCGCGGGACCTGCCGGTGCTGGCGGCGCATGTCCGGGCCGGGCGGCTCGACCTCGGTGCGATGGTGACCGACCGGATCGGGCTCGATGGCATTCCGGCTGCCTTCGATGCGATGCTCGCGGGCAAGGGGGGCCGCTCCCTGGTCGTGTTCTAG